A part of Gemmatimonas groenlandica genomic DNA contains:
- the apaG gene encoding Co2+/Mg2+ efflux protein ApaG, protein MRPDPIPFYYRITSGIRITVRPSYLRDRSNPVLGQFVFAYHIRIENVGEQASQLRTRRWLIHDESVGDTVVEGEGVVGEQPHLLPGQVHEYRSFCVLKAPQGWMEGAYRFVRDDGSSFEAIIPRFTLAAEPRADTVS, encoded by the coding sequence ATGCGCCCTGATCCCATTCCGTTCTACTACCGCATCACGTCAGGCATTCGTATCACGGTGCGCCCGTCGTATCTGCGCGACCGTTCGAATCCGGTGCTTGGCCAGTTCGTGTTCGCCTACCATATCCGCATCGAAAACGTAGGCGAACAGGCGTCGCAGCTCCGCACGCGCCGCTGGCTGATTCATGACGAGTCCGTGGGCGACACCGTGGTTGAAGGGGAAGGCGTGGTCGGCGAACAGCCCCATCTGCTTCCGGGACAAGTGCACGAGTATCGCTCGTTCTGCGTACTCAAGGCGCCCCAGGGCTGGATGGAGGGCGCGTATCGCTTCGTGCGCGACGATGGTTCCTCCTTCGAAGCGATCATCCCACGCTTTACGCTTGCCGCCGAGCCACGAGCCGACACCGTCTCCTGA
- a CDS encoding PEP-CTERM sorting domain-containing protein (PEP-CTERM proteins occur, often in large numbers, in the proteomes of bacteria that also encode an exosortase, a predicted intramembrane cysteine proteinase. The presence of a PEP-CTERM domain at a protein's C-terminus predicts cleavage within the sorting domain, followed by covalent anchoring to some some component of the (usually Gram-negative) cell surface. Many PEP-CTERM proteins exhibit an unusual sequence composition that includes large numbers of potential glycosylation sites. Expression of one such protein has been shown restore the ability of a bacterium to form floc, a type of biofilm.) — translation MMHLLHRTIPFIAIAAVVTASSAGAQEREDSTSTSSAVVSLLGLGGNFVGFGGADTDASHPNAWNCAGGCAAFGKRGFAMAPFGSTVSALRASSRSASVASGRSALLPTDRADLSDYGWSRRFGADGAALDRLVAATEASRAHEVSTRAGEPAGVVAAPIPAPVADGAGRAPAWVAPGSSPVAAPGAWNNAVDESAAEPAEAAPQSAGRAGTPSVAGVSNAASSASAQSFVVAPLVTTVPEPSTVVLMAVGMSSLLFLRRRSARGR, via the coding sequence ATGATGCATCTGTTGCATCGCACCATCCCGTTCATTGCCATAGCGGCGGTGGTGACGGCGTCGTCGGCCGGCGCTCAGGAGCGCGAGGATTCAACCTCGACCTCCAGCGCTGTCGTCTCGCTGCTCGGACTCGGCGGCAACTTCGTCGGATTCGGCGGGGCGGACACCGACGCGTCGCATCCGAATGCATGGAACTGCGCAGGTGGCTGCGCGGCATTCGGCAAGCGCGGTTTCGCGATGGCGCCCTTCGGTTCCACGGTGTCGGCGCTGCGTGCGTCGAGCCGCAGCGCGTCGGTCGCCTCTGGTCGATCGGCACTGCTTCCGACCGACCGCGCTGACCTGAGCGACTATGGCTGGTCTCGGCGGTTTGGCGCCGACGGCGCTGCGCTTGATCGTCTTGTGGCGGCGACGGAAGCATCGCGCGCACATGAGGTCTCGACGCGGGCCGGCGAGCCAGCGGGCGTCGTAGCGGCCCCCATACCGGCCCCCGTTGCCGATGGCGCTGGTCGCGCACCGGCGTGGGTCGCTCCGGGGAGCAGCCCTGTCGCGGCACCGGGCGCGTGGAACAATGCGGTGGACGAATCGGCCGCTGAGCCAGCCGAGGCGGCGCCTCAGTCGGCTGGTCGCGCGGGGACGCCGTCCGTCGCAGGCGTTTCCAACGCGGCGAGTTCGGCGTCAGCCCAGTCGTTCGTGGTCGCACCGCTCGTCACCACGGTACCGGAGCCCAGCACCGTGGTGTTGATGGCCGTCGGGATGTCGTCGCTGTTGTTCCTGCGTCGGCGGAGCGCACGCGGCCGCTGA
- a CDS encoding homogentisate 1,2-dioxygenase: MPFYHQLGSVPRKRHIVFRRPDGGLYAEELMGHEGFVGTSSLLYHTHPPTTYKSARKVRDFVLEADVDTSLRHRHFLTSRTTNGGSATLDRLPLLFNTDIVMLYVEPDTNDAHFYRNSQADEVVYVVEGSGVLESVYGELPYKPGDYVVIHRNITHRWRHDLTAGATKFLVMESRGHIRVPSRYRNNFGQMLEGAPFSERDIRRPMQLVPHDEMGDFPILVKQYDALNELVLDHHPFDVVGWDGYFYPWIFNIHDFEPIVGRIHQPPPVHQTFQGDGFVICSFCPRPYDFDPQAIPAPYNHSNVDSDEVLFYASSEFMSRKGIEYGSITHHPDGLAHGPHPGRTEASIGAKYTNELAVMMDSFKPLKVAKLAMAIEDPAYHKSWIDAQHAQYSPPTS; encoded by the coding sequence ATGCCGTTCTACCACCAGCTGGGCTCCGTGCCGCGCAAGCGACACATCGTCTTTCGACGTCCCGACGGCGGACTGTACGCTGAGGAGTTGATGGGACACGAGGGCTTTGTGGGGACCTCGTCGCTGCTCTATCACACGCATCCGCCCACCACGTACAAATCGGCCCGCAAGGTGCGCGATTTCGTGCTCGAGGCCGATGTAGACACGTCGCTGCGCCACCGCCACTTCCTCACCTCGCGCACCACGAATGGCGGGTCGGCCACGCTCGATCGACTGCCGCTGCTGTTCAACACCGACATCGTGATGCTCTACGTGGAGCCCGACACGAACGACGCGCATTTCTACCGCAATTCACAGGCGGACGAAGTCGTGTACGTGGTCGAGGGCTCTGGCGTACTGGAGTCGGTATACGGCGAGTTGCCGTACAAGCCGGGCGACTATGTCGTGATTCACCGCAACATCACGCATCGCTGGCGCCATGACCTCACCGCCGGTGCCACGAAGTTCCTGGTGATGGAGAGCCGCGGTCACATTCGCGTGCCGTCGCGCTATCGCAACAACTTCGGTCAGATGCTCGAGGGTGCGCCGTTCTCGGAACGTGACATCCGCCGCCCGATGCAGCTCGTGCCGCACGACGAGATGGGTGACTTCCCGATTCTCGTGAAGCAGTACGACGCTTTGAACGAACTCGTGCTCGATCACCATCCGTTCGATGTCGTGGGATGGGATGGGTATTTCTATCCGTGGATCTTCAACATCCACGACTTCGAGCCGATTGTCGGTCGGATTCACCAGCCGCCTCCGGTGCACCAGACGTTCCAGGGTGACGGATTCGTGATCTGCTCGTTCTGTCCGCGCCCGTACGACTTCGATCCCCAAGCGATTCCGGCGCCGTACAACCACAGCAACGTCGATTCGGACGAAGTGCTGTTCTACGCGTCGAGTGAATTCATGAGCCGGAAGGGCATCGAGTACGGCTCGATCACGCATCATCCGGATGGATTGGCGCATGGTCCGCATCCGGGCCGTACGGAGGCGTCCATCGGGGCGAAGTACACGAACGAGCTCGCCGTGATGATGGACAGCTTCAAGCCGCTCAAGGTCGCCAAGCTCGCGATGGCGATCGAAGACCCGGCGTATCACAAGAGCTGGATTGATGCGCAGCATGCGCAGTACAGTCCGCCCACGTCGTAA
- a CDS encoding aminotransferase class I/II-fold pyridoxal phosphate-dependent enzyme, with the protein MPRLSQRFSSFPAYPLAHIPARKKALIEAGVDVIDLGAGDADLAPPAGAVSALQRAAEVPAMQRYGFGLGLVRYREAIAAWMQTRFGQRVDPMTEIVPLLGSKEGLAHIAFAFAGPGDVAIIPDPAYQAYLGGTLLSDATPYVYALRPRTNFLVDLDEIPVDVLSRTRILYLNYPNNPTSAIAPRDYLERVVDVCRERDILLVYDNAYSEMGFDGYVPPSIFEIDGAREVAIEFHSLSKTYNMTGWRCGWAVAKPEISTALAKVKAFTDTGQYMGIQAAGVAAIESWAEFVPQNVAVFQARRDAAVTAFRAHGFAVDVPSATMYLWMPLPEGIASAAFADRLREEAGVIVLPGSGFGSGGEGFFRISFIQSEERIAEAAKRAGAVLDAMLKELA; encoded by the coding sequence ATGCCGCGTCTGTCCCAACGGTTTTCGTCGTTCCCGGCCTATCCGCTCGCGCACATTCCGGCGCGCAAGAAAGCGCTGATCGAAGCCGGCGTCGATGTCATCGATCTCGGTGCCGGCGACGCCGATCTCGCGCCGCCCGCCGGCGCGGTGTCGGCGTTGCAGCGGGCGGCCGAAGTGCCCGCCATGCAGCGGTACGGATTCGGACTCGGGCTCGTGCGCTACCGCGAGGCGATCGCCGCCTGGATGCAGACGCGTTTCGGGCAGCGCGTCGATCCGATGACGGAGATCGTGCCGCTGCTGGGCAGCAAGGAAGGGCTCGCGCACATCGCCTTCGCGTTCGCGGGACCGGGCGATGTCGCAATCATTCCCGATCCGGCCTATCAAGCGTATCTGGGCGGCACGCTGCTGAGCGATGCCACGCCATACGTGTACGCGTTGCGGCCTCGCACGAACTTTCTCGTGGACCTCGACGAGATCCCGGTCGACGTGCTGTCACGCACGCGGATTCTGTATCTCAACTATCCGAACAATCCGACCTCGGCGATCGCGCCGCGCGACTATCTCGAGCGGGTCGTCGACGTCTGTCGGGAACGCGACATCCTGCTGGTGTACGACAACGCATACTCCGAAATGGGGTTCGACGGCTACGTGCCCCCCAGCATCTTCGAGATCGACGGGGCACGTGAGGTGGCGATCGAGTTCCACTCGCTGTCGAAGACGTACAACATGACCGGCTGGCGCTGTGGCTGGGCGGTCGCGAAGCCGGAGATTTCGACGGCGCTCGCCAAGGTGAAGGCGTTTACGGATACCGGGCAGTACATGGGCATTCAAGCGGCCGGCGTCGCGGCCATCGAGAGCTGGGCAGAGTTCGTGCCGCAGAACGTGGCGGTATTTCAGGCGCGTCGTGACGCCGCCGTGACGGCGTTTCGCGCCCACGGATTCGCCGTCGATGTGCCGAGTGCCACGATGTACCTGTGGATGCCCTTGCCCGAAGGCATCGCCAGCGCGGCGTTTGCCGATCGGCTGCGGGAAGAGGCCGGCGTCATTGTGTTGCCGGGCTCCGGGTTCGGTAGCGGTGGAGAAGGGTTCTTCCGCATTTCGTTCATCCAGTCGGAGGAGCGCATTGCCGAAGCCGCGAAGCGGGCCGGCGCTGTACTCGATGCCATGCTGAAGGAGTTGGCGTGA
- a CDS encoding glycoside hydrolase family 10 protein produces MRGRDLIAAGALLTVSAVLACRPSAPPVAPGEPAPAARPEPTRPTPVETPGRTAPATPARVRPVVSAEAPPLAREFRGVWVASVANIDWPSKRSLSTAEQQAELIALLDRAAALKLNAVLFQIRPAADALYASKIEPWSEYLTGAQGRAPVPFWDPLEFAVKEAHARNLELHAWFNPYRARHTDAKSPLSSTHIARTNPSLVKPYAGYLWMDPGEPAVRARTLRVVLDVVKRYDVDGVHIDDYFYPYPENDRRGRAIPFPDDRSWKRYVREGGDLSRADWRRRNVDLLVEALDDGVHKTKPWVRFGISPFGIWRPGYPTQVRGFDAYEKLYADARKWLREGWVDYFTPQLYWPTTKREQAYPALLDWWVGENVMGRHMWPGNFTSRAGGVGSGAFSVGELVEQIRVTRLQEGATGNVHFSMKSFLTNQAGMNDTLLVGPYAAPALVPATPWLEAAAPPLPTARLSETSTGTRLLLRTTGTAVPWQYAIRLRTDTAWITMLVAGSTTSWAIPKGTTPTALSIVSLNRVGTESLPVTVTFRGRSDAP; encoded by the coding sequence ATGCGTGGCCGCGATCTGATCGCCGCCGGGGCGTTGCTGACCGTGTCGGCGGTGCTCGCCTGCCGGCCCTCAGCGCCGCCCGTCGCCCCAGGCGAGCCGGCCCCGGCGGCACGCCCGGAGCCCACGCGTCCCACGCCGGTGGAAACACCGGGGCGCACCGCACCGGCCACGCCCGCGCGTGTTCGTCCGGTGGTCAGCGCCGAGGCGCCGCCGCTGGCGCGCGAATTCCGCGGCGTGTGGGTGGCGTCGGTGGCCAACATCGACTGGCCATCCAAGCGCTCGCTCTCCACCGCTGAACAGCAGGCGGAGCTCATCGCGCTGCTCGACCGCGCGGCGGCGCTCAAGTTGAACGCGGTGCTCTTTCAGATCCGTCCGGCGGCCGACGCGTTGTACGCCTCGAAGATCGAACCGTGGTCGGAGTATCTCACAGGCGCACAGGGCCGCGCACCAGTGCCGTTCTGGGATCCGCTCGAGTTCGCGGTCAAGGAAGCGCACGCGCGCAACCTCGAGTTGCACGCCTGGTTCAATCCTTATCGTGCACGACACACCGACGCCAAGTCACCGTTGTCATCCACGCACATCGCGCGCACCAATCCATCGCTCGTGAAGCCGTATGCGGGCTACCTGTGGATGGATCCCGGTGAGCCCGCCGTTCGGGCGCGCACGCTGCGCGTGGTGCTCGACGTCGTGAAGCGCTACGACGTGGATGGCGTGCATATCGACGACTACTTCTATCCGTACCCGGAGAACGACCGGCGCGGTCGCGCCATTCCGTTCCCCGATGACCGCAGCTGGAAACGCTACGTGCGAGAGGGCGGTGATCTCTCGCGGGCCGATTGGCGGCGCCGCAATGTCGATCTGCTGGTGGAGGCCCTCGACGACGGCGTGCACAAGACCAAGCCGTGGGTGCGCTTCGGCATCAGTCCATTCGGTATCTGGCGTCCGGGCTATCCCACGCAGGTTCGTGGATTTGACGCCTACGAAAAGCTGTACGCCGACGCACGGAAGTGGCTGCGCGAGGGATGGGTGGACTACTTCACGCCGCAGCTCTACTGGCCCACCACCAAGCGCGAACAGGCGTATCCGGCGTTGCTCGACTGGTGGGTTGGCGAGAACGTGATGGGGCGCCACATGTGGCCGGGCAACTTCACGTCGAGGGCCGGTGGTGTCGGCTCGGGCGCCTTCTCCGTGGGCGAACTCGTGGAACAGATTCGCGTCACGCGTCTCCAGGAGGGCGCGACGGGGAACGTCCATTTCAGCATGAAGTCGTTCCTGACCAATCAGGCCGGCATGAATGACACGCTGCTGGTCGGGCCATACGCCGCGCCCGCGCTCGTGCCGGCCACGCCGTGGCTCGAGGCCGCGGCGCCCCCGCTGCCCACCGCGCGACTGTCGGAAACCAGTACGGGTACCCGATTGCTACTGCGCACCACCGGCACGGCGGTCCCGTGGCAGTACGCCATCCGGCTGCGCACCGACACGGCATGGATTACGATGCTGGTAGCGGGATCCACGACCTCGTGGGCGATCCCGAAAGGCACGACACCGACGGCACTGTCGATCGTGTCGCTCAACCGCGTGGGCACCGAAAGCTTACCAGTCACTGTCACGTTTCGAGGCCGTTCCGATGCGCCCTGA
- a CDS encoding NAD-dependent epimerase/dehydratase family protein: MTSVQPESTAARLHGTVLLVGPGWLGQVTAERLAALGATVATLQRSATTSTNSDVVALTGNIADAARGPERLAALQAVVRSALPAPVDHLVVCIAPSRASGDDYGVYPAAAAGAAALAQALEIKSVLYVSSTGVYDRHDGGVVTEQSAIEPRDARVQALYDAEQRISAVAMDLEATVRIVRAAGLYGPQRDPAARLADPAFAAGDVWCNFSWRDDVVSAIVHLLQHERAPGVRVFNCADGTPLRSSVIAATLTGRPINAPVERAALDGAALDGAAPVRSGRSNQRINVDALLATGWRPVAPTVFDGLRLLGHLVPFASAAE, from the coding sequence ATGACGTCGGTACAACCGGAGAGTACGGCGGCACGACTGCACGGCACGGTGCTGCTCGTGGGGCCGGGATGGCTCGGTCAGGTCACGGCGGAACGCTTGGCCGCGCTTGGCGCGACCGTCGCCACGCTGCAGCGCAGCGCGACGACGTCCACCAACTCCGACGTTGTCGCGTTGACGGGCAACATCGCCGACGCGGCACGTGGTCCGGAGCGTTTGGCGGCCTTACAGGCCGTCGTGAGGTCGGCGCTCCCGGCGCCGGTCGATCACCTCGTCGTGTGCATCGCCCCATCGCGTGCGAGCGGCGACGACTACGGCGTCTATCCCGCTGCCGCCGCCGGCGCGGCAGCGTTGGCGCAGGCCCTCGAGATCAAATCGGTGCTGTATGTATCGAGCACTGGCGTGTACGATCGACATGACGGCGGCGTCGTCACCGAACAGAGCGCGATCGAACCGCGTGACGCGCGCGTGCAGGCCTTGTACGACGCCGAGCAACGTATCTCGGCGGTGGCCATGGATCTCGAGGCCACGGTGCGCATCGTGCGCGCGGCTGGGCTGTACGGACCGCAGCGCGATCCCGCCGCACGACTCGCCGACCCCGCGTTCGCCGCCGGCGATGTCTGGTGCAACTTTTCGTGGCGAGACGACGTGGTATCGGCGATCGTGCACCTGCTCCAGCACGAACGCGCGCCCGGCGTGCGCGTGTTCAACTGCGCCGATGGCACGCCGCTCCGCTCGTCGGTGATTGCGGCCACGTTGACCGGTCGTCCGATCAACGCGCCAGTGGAGCGCGCGGCACTCGATGGTGCGGCACTCGATGGTGCGGCTCCGGTTCGCAGTGGCCGCAGCAACCAGCGCATCAACGTGGACGCCTTGCTGGCCACGGGCTGGCGTCCGGTCGCGCCAACGGTCTTCGACGGGCTACGTCTGCTCGGCCATCTGGTGCCGTTCGCGTCGGCGGCTGAATGA
- the hppD gene encoding 4-hydroxyphenylpyruvate dioxygenase, which translates to MATMTIPEQGIEHDAFPINGTDYVEFYVGNAKQASHYYRAAFGYELVGYRGPETGVRDRASYLMQQGKIRLVLTTALNVDSAIAAHVHKHGDGLRDYALWVDDARSAYATAIERGAIAIQEPQVVSDEHGEVIIAAIGTYGDTIHSLVERRNYRGFFLPGFREISSRYQPASVGLKYVDHCVGNVELGQMNRWVDYYANVMGFRNLITFDDDDISTEYSSLMSKVMANGDDKIKFPINEPASGKKKSQIEEYLDFYGGPGAQHLALATDDILATVTALRDRGVEFLSVPTSYYAELQERVGQIDEDIDALAALGILVDRDPDGYLLQIFTKPVEDRPTLFYEIIQRKGAKSFGKGNFKALFEAIEREQELRGNL; encoded by the coding sequence ATGGCGACGATGACTATCCCCGAGCAGGGGATCGAGCACGATGCGTTCCCGATCAACGGCACCGACTACGTCGAGTTTTACGTTGGGAATGCCAAGCAGGCGAGCCACTATTACCGTGCGGCCTTCGGCTATGAGCTGGTGGGCTATCGTGGCCCGGAAACCGGCGTGCGCGACCGCGCCAGTTATCTCATGCAGCAGGGGAAGATCCGCCTCGTGCTCACGACCGCGCTCAACGTCGACTCCGCCATCGCGGCCCACGTGCACAAGCATGGTGATGGCCTCCGCGACTACGCGCTCTGGGTGGACGACGCGCGATCGGCTTACGCGACGGCTATCGAGCGCGGCGCGATTGCCATTCAGGAGCCGCAGGTGGTCTCCGACGAGCATGGGGAGGTGATCATCGCCGCCATCGGTACGTACGGCGACACGATTCATTCGCTCGTGGAACGCCGCAACTATCGTGGCTTCTTCTTGCCTGGCTTCCGCGAGATCTCGTCGCGCTATCAGCCAGCGAGCGTCGGACTCAAGTACGTCGATCATTGCGTCGGCAACGTCGAGCTTGGCCAGATGAATCGCTGGGTCGACTACTACGCGAACGTGATGGGCTTCCGCAATCTGATCACCTTCGACGACGACGACATCAGCACCGAGTACTCGTCGCTCATGTCGAAGGTGATGGCGAATGGCGACGACAAGATCAAATTCCCCATTAACGAGCCGGCCTCGGGCAAGAAGAAGTCGCAGATCGAAGAGTATCTCGACTTCTACGGCGGGCCAGGCGCGCAGCACCTCGCGCTCGCGACCGACGACATTCTGGCCACCGTAACGGCCCTGCGCGATCGTGGTGTCGAGTTCCTCTCGGTGCCGACATCGTACTACGCGGAGTTGCAAGAGCGCGTGGGGCAGATCGATGAGGATATCGACGCGCTCGCCGCCCTTGGCATTCTGGTGGACCGTGATCCCGACGGATATCTGCTGCAGATCTTCACGAAGCCGGTGGAAGATCGCCCGACGTTGTTCTATGAGATCATTCAGCGTAAGGGCGCCAAGAGCTTCGGCAAGGGCAACTTCAAGGCGTTGTTCGAAGCCATCGAGCGCGAGCAGGAGCTTCGCGGCAACCTCTAG